The DNA segment GACGGCCGATTGGGTGACAGCGGCGCCGGCCGATTCCCATTTTAATCTGATAATCAAAGCCAATCCGGGGAAAGCCGGGCCGACTCTGACCGCGGCGGGGAAAAACCTTACGGTTGATTACGATATTGATAAGACCACTCTGGTCAAATACCTGATCGGGAAGACGGCCGCCGGCGCGATAGATAAGAATGATTTTCCGTCAATATTGACCTGGGCGAAAAACACTTTGGGGCTTACCCCGGCCTCCGGTGGCGGATGGTTCAGCATGAAGGATTTGCCTTGAGACTTTCAAGGATTTATAAAATAAGCGTCGTTATCAATGTGCTGGCGATGTCATTATTGGGAGCCGGATGCAACGGCAGTGACACGAGAAAGAGCCATGATAACGGAAAGGAACAGATAACAAATATGGAAGATTTATACCCTGTAATATTCGGTGACCCCGCCCGAACCTCATTCATCGATGCCAGATCATCCAGCAAAGGCGAGGTCGGCTGGGAGATTCCCCTTAACGATAAGGCTTCGCCGCCTTTTGGTCCCCGGGCCATTCTGGTCTCGGGAAGGCAACTTTTCGTCTATTCTGATTCGATGCTAAGTTCTTTTAATACCGAGGGGAAGTTGATCTGGTCGCGCCCCATCAGGCCGGAGTCCCCGGTCGGCATTGCCGGCGGCAATATATATTTTCGCAAGAAAGACAAAATCGACTTAATCCAGGGCGTGACTTTAGCCGGTCAGGATTTGCCCGGTACATATTGGCTCCTGGAATCGGATATTTCCTGTCGCCCCATTTACTTCCAGCCCCTGGATAGTGATTTTCTATCCGTTTCATTGTGTATCGGCCCACCAGAAGGACAGCCGCCGGTCTCTATTCCGTATCGAAAAAAATATGAAACCGAATCGTACCTCTGGTCGGATCAGGTTAATGGCACGCCGCCGCTCGCGCCGTTGTACATTATTTCTCTGAATAGATTCATTCTATTTGCGCAGGAGGAAGTAGTCGTCTATAACGCCGCCAAGACCGACTGGCAGGCCGACATATTCGGCCGTTTTAAATATCCTTTTGAAAAAATAATTCAGGCCGGCGCCGATAAAAACGGTACCATTTATCTGATTGGGGTAGCCGAGGGGAAAATTAATCTGGTTACCATGTCATCGCAGGGCGAAGAAATGTGGCGCTGGATCGGTGGTTCGCCGGATAGCTATCCGAGCGCCCAGCCCCCCATAATTGGTATTGACGGTTTGGTTCATCTCCCCTTCGGGCGTACTCTGAATTCCATTAAAAATGGCTCAGTGGTTCGCGAATTCTCCATAGAGAAAAAATTAATCACGTATTGCACGGCATTGGCCGACGGATCGATTCTTATCGTTGCCGAAGATGAACTTCACCGGGTCGATGGCGAAGGAAAACAAATTTATGGATTGGCATTTGAGCACCGTCTATTGACCCCGCCGGTCATCGATCAAAACGGAAATGTATATGTTGCCACGGCCGATTCTCTCATACGGATTGAATAGGGGGACAGATGTATGAGCAATCAGAATGATCTCTTCAAAATAACCCTGCCTGATACCTGGAAGGACAGGACCGTGCATACTTTCATGGGCCCCGAAGACAGCGGCGTCCAGCACAATATGACGCTTGTTATCGATAAGGAAGAT comes from the Candidatus Zixiibacteriota bacterium genome and includes:
- a CDS encoding exported hypothetical protein (Evidence 5 : Unknown function); the encoded protein is MRLSRIYKISVVINVLAMSLLGAGCNGSDTRKSHDNGKEQITNMEDLYPVIFGDPARTSFIDARSSSKGEVGWEIPLNDKASPPFGPRAILVSGRQLFVYSDSMLSSFNTEGKLIWSRPIRPESPVGIAGGNIYFRKKDKIDLIQGVTLAGQDLPGTYWLLESDISCRPIYFQPLDSDFLSVSLCIGPPEGQPPVSIPYRKKYETESYLWSDQVNGTPPLAPLYIISLNRFILFAQEEVVVYNAAKTDWQADIFGRFKYPFEKIIQAGADKNGTIYLIGVAEGKINLVTMSSQGEEMWRWIGGSPDSYPSAQPPIIGIDGLVHLPFGRTLNSIKNGSVVREFSIEKKLITYCTALADGSILIVAEDELHRVDGEGKQIYGLAFEHRLLTPPVIDQNGNVYVATADSLIRIE